A section of the Sceloporus undulatus isolate JIND9_A2432 ecotype Alabama chromosome 3, SceUnd_v1.1, whole genome shotgun sequence genome encodes:
- the PPRC1 gene encoding peroxisome proliferator-activated receptor gamma coactivator-related protein 1 isoform X2: MRFSVSGLFFSFLTTKGHMDAENELSLLTAITEILDSTDDESLSPFDTIPDAELLTSTRERENSSFQRFLSLSITPPKRDLNTKEDFQEPRLGSMTEKVEASTASLPLAITPSYPKDLPASKKPISKALWGERRMFRHREREPPRLQRSDGEEEEDESAATSCHQGFVADVKETPIAKEVERDLGESDGPYVIAPESISLSELVRSMHPYCLPNITVCLSPDSQPLAEEFLAGPVVLEIVPEDGESMEIPVVLQNFETLELGQKTSSDSTADIMIPDLENILPKGNTKTKGLGRELDLGKQPEEASRPAMQKGEDTNTEEEENVQKSSDDQKSVSASKRVKLCSSEKGQICGHSKKRKKYSEETRWCKEAVNCKEISVSSEEQDRTDPSNSVCNIEFLEKELERAGEQGLGELLPNQASKALESLDIQVEDLLNSKTGKDPPSSLESSLENTEASPHIEEELSGRDQENANLVPTYQGEVQSEPGEGNPLILQVNEMESPNASQLPPSSTVDLVRQSLRNPLCPRNDEAKEASTKEARPKPLSLSEYRQRRQQRQSNDRATKSMMENQSASKWPTLPELPTELADLPCLIVPPPPTKVAKPELVKECEKPTSSSTTLPPVSKDSANSLSLPLSVATTTMNPPSQLGCLTTAASVSPLHIVSSLPSQAGAFPTVGVQVPPIPPPTFLPTAPGAFFPVPPDPFTLGSQPPPLPVPSWSHFPPLPAGYQSFPPPPLVAEACPPVFHTLPPVLSPNWPPPPVSLPPFPPGPPYSSVEWGVGPQPPYWTGIPMPPPVLPISYGDQGAPMQNRPIATLPAPSPTEGTLAQHSTLLTQESSPFRGQNLAVSEKPSLPTQGLGVQIPAALKSVPRRVFDPRKQAQSLAVDPKAMETSSSFQPLGKLPSPLSVVEPLGHVKNISSSQALGKVHSMPSSQQVTELTGTVKSSEEPSFAPSLQQNVKEALPASQLEEDQEKQTTPTEATVKESAPTNPPASAVPQKMDEFGQLLKKPAHTWNHQPFVSIAQCSRNKDIVKAFINEIGIEASDLSSLLEQFEKRENEDLNENKSLDKKEASSVTKARESLAAGNDGSELQREKKMVDRLQAPELTNVAGLTPPATPPHQLWKPLAAVSLLGKPGSQKGARLLKSLSKPHRKSLIPVHVGSGEHDYCQLSTAHSKGGARWNVKHNLDITIKPIRTIPKQASDSSAADKVHASAGLNPAGTCSIATGYQNPKEAPSPVDVGQDQIRGSTPGEASSGPVVSESLQLNSAHLSLHKVPLDHRTSTLTSKTRDSDKSCSVLLSPAASPCWDAEEPTLQKPQEVQQKHLASKRSLRCYRGRQKSVSPQKDSRKGQRNRASQSFSSSSDGESESSSSSSSSSSSSSSWSRSLPSKRWRRRRSRSSSSSSRSPSLDRRRSYRRRYASSRSRERYEREKNRYKERAIEERRVVFIGKIPSRMTRSELRHRFSIFGDIEDCTLHFREQGDNYGFVTYRYAEEAFAAIEGGHALCRPDEQPFDLCFGGRRQFCKRNYADLDSNQDDFQPITGKNKFDSLDFDTLLKQAQRSLRR, encoded by the exons GTTTTCTGTATCTggtttgtttttctccttcttgACAACAAAGGGCCACATGGATGCTGAGAATGAACTTTCCCTGTTGACTGCAATCACTGAGATACTGGACAGCACAGATGATGAGTCACTTTCTCCTTTTGACACTATTCCTGACGCTGAATTACTCACATCTACCAGGGAGCGTGAAAATTCTTCG TTTCAGAGGTTTCTGAGCTTGTCTATAACACCTCCAAAAAGAGACTTAAACACCAAAGAGGATTTCCAAGAACCTAGGCTTGGTAGCATGACAGAAAAG gTTGAAGCCAGCACTGCTAGCCTACCCTTGGCAATAACTCCATCTTATCCAAAGGATTTGCCAGCTTCCAAGAAACCTATTAGTAAAGCACTTTGGGGGGAACGGAGGATGTTCAGGCATAGGGAGCGAGAACCACCTCGGCTGCAACGTAgtgatggggaagaggaggaggacgagtcTGCAGCAACTAGCTGCCACCAAGGTTTTGTAGCAGATGTGAAGGAGACTCCCATAGcaaaggaagttgaaagagaccttGGTGAAAGTGATGGCCCTTATGTCATTGCCCCAGAGAGTATCTCCCTCAGTGAGCTGGTGAGGTCAATGCATCCTTACTGTCTGCCCAATATTACTGTATGCTTGAGCCCTGATAGCCAGCCTCTTGCTGAAGAATTCCTTGCTGGCCCAGTTGTCTTGGAAATAGTACCTGAAGATGGAGAGAGCATGGAAATACCAGTAGTCCTGCAAAATTTTGAGACATTGGAGCTCGGACAAAAAACCAGTAGTGACAGCACTGCTGACATTATGATCCCTGACCTGGAAAACATATTACCCAAAGGCAACACCAAAACTAAAGGCCTGGGCAGAGAGCTTGACTTGGGCAAACAGCCAGAGGAAGCAAGCAGGCCTGCCATGCAAAAAGGAGAAGATACTAatacagaagaagaggagaatgTTCAGAAATCATCAGATGACCAGAAGAGCGTGTCTGCATCTAAACGTGTAAAGCTCTGCAGCTCAGAGAAGGGTCAGATATGTGGGCATtccaagaagaggaaaaaatatagTGAGGAAACAAGGTGGTGCAAAGAAGCTGTAAATTGCAAGGAGATTTCTGTATCGTCTGAAGAGCAGGACAGGACTGATCCAAGCAACTCTGTATGCAATATTGAGTTTTTAGAAAAAGAGCTGGAGAGAGCTGGAGAGCAAGGCCTGGGTGAGTTGCTCCCAAACCAAGCATCCAAGGCACTTGAAAGCCTGGATATTCAAGTGGAGGACCTGCTAAACAGCAAGACAGGCAAAGATCCCCCAAGTTCACTTGAGTCCAGTTTGGAAAATACAGAAGCCTCACCACACATAGAAGAGGAGCTGTCTGGTAGAGACCAAGAGAATGCAAATTTAGTGCCTACATATCAAGGGGAAGTACAAAGTGAACCTGGAGAAGGAAATCCACTCATCTTGCAAGTGAATGAGATGGAAAGCCCAAATGCTTCCCAGTTGCCACCCAGCAGCACTGTAGACCTTGTGAGGCAGTCTCTTAGGAATCCCTTATGCCCCAGAAATGATGAAGCTAAGGAAGCATCAACAAAAGAAGCTAGGCCTAAGCCTCTTAGCTTGAGTGAATATAGGCAGCGCCGACAGCAGCGCCAATCTAATGATAGGGCAACCAAGAGCATGATGGAGAACCAGAGTGCCAGCAAATGGCCCACCCTCCCTGAACTTCCAACAGAGTTGGCTGATCTTCCTTGTCTAATTGTCCCTCCACCACCCACCAAAGTGGCTAAGCCTGAACTAGTGAAGGAGTGTGAAAAGCCCACTAGTTCATCCACAACTCTCCCTCCAGTTAGTAAAGACAGTGCCAATTCCCTTTCTTTGCCACTCTCTGTGGCAACAACTACAATGAATCCTCCTTCCCAGCTTGGCTGTTTGACCACTGCTGCCTCTGTCTCACCCCTCCACATTGTATCCTCACTGCCCAGTCAAGCAGGTGCCTTTCCCACTGTGGGAGTGCAGGTGCCTCCAATACCACCCCCAACTTTCCTCCCTACAGCCCCTGGGGCTTTCTTTCCAGTCCCTCCTGATCCCTTCACCTTGGGCTCgcaaccaccaccactaccagtGCCTTCTTGGTCTCACTTTCCCCCTCTGCCAGCTGGTTACCAAAGTTTCCCACCTCCACCTCTTGTTGCTGAGGCTTGCCCTCCTGTCTTTCATACTCTTCCTCCTGTTTTGTCACCAAACTGGCCTCCCCCACCTGTTTCTTTGCCGCCTTTTCCCCCAGGCCCGCCTTATAGCTCTGTAGAGTGGGGTGTGGGACCACAGCCTCCCTACTGGACTGGTATCCCAATGCCACCACCAGTATTGCCCATCTCCTATGGGGATCAAGGAGCTCCTATGCAGAACCGCCCAATTGCCACTCTGCCTGCTCCATCTCCTACTGAAGGGACACTTGCCCAGCATAGTACACTTTTGACACAAGAATCCTCTCCCTTCAGAGGGCAGAACTTGGCAGTGAGTGAAAAACCCAGCCTGCCCACCCAGGGGCTTGGAGTGCAAATTCCTGCTGCACTCAAGTCTGTTCCCAGAAGAGTATTTGATCCAAGGAAACAAGCACAATCCTTGGCTGTTGATCCCAAAGCAATGGAGACTTCAAGCAGTTTTCAGCCATTGGGGAAGCTGCCTTCTCCCCTCTCAGTTGTGGAACCTTTAGGGCATGTTAAAAATATCTCTAGCTCTCAGGCCTTGGGAAAAGTTCATTCTATGCCATCTTCCCAGCAAGTCACAGAACTCACTGGTACAGTGAAGTCATCTGAAGAGCCGTCATTTGCGCCCAGTCTCCAACAGAATGTCAAAGAAGCTTTGCCTGCTTCCCAACTAGAAGAAGATCAAGAAAAACAAACAACGCCAACTGAAGCAACTGTCAAGGAATCTGCTCCCACAAATCCCCCTGCATCAGCAGTGCCCCAGAAGATGGATGAGTTTGGTCAGCTTTTGAAGAAACCAGCCCATACATGGAACCACCAGCCTTTTGTCAGCATAGCACAGTGCAGCCGCAATAAGGATATTGTTAAAGCATTTATTAATGAAATTG GAATTGAAGCCTCTGACCTGTCCAGTCTGCTAGAACAAtttgaaaagagagaaaatgaagacTTAAATGAAAACAAGTCATTGG ATAAAAAGGAAGCGTCTAGTGTGACAAAGGCCAGAGAAAGTTTGGCTGCAGGGAATGATGG gTCTGAGTTACAGCGGGAAAAGAAAATGGTAGACCGGCTTCAAGCACCAGAACTCACCAATGTTGCAG GCCTGACTCCTCcagccaccccaccccaccagtTATGGAAACCTTTGGCAGCTGTTTCACTTTTGGGAAAACCTGGATCTCAGAAAGGTGCGAGGCTTTTGAAATCTCTGAGCAAACCTCACAGAAAATCTCTAATCCCAGTTCATGTAGGCTCTGGTGAGCATGACTACTGTCAGCTCAGTACTGCCCACTCAAAGGGAGGTGCCCGATGGAATGTCAAACACAACTTGGATATCACTATAAAGCCTATCAGAACCATTCCAAAACAAGCATCGGATTCATCTGCTGCCGATAAGGTTCATGCTTCTGCTGGACTGAACCCTGCAGGCACCTGCAGCATAGCTACTGGCTACCAGAATCCCAAAGAAGCTCCCAGCCCTGTTGATGTTGGTCAGGACCAGATCAGAGGGTCTACTCCTGGGGAAGCTAGCTCAGGTCCAGTGGTATCAGAGTCACTACAGTTAAACAGTGCCCACCTAAGCCTGCACAAAGTGCCATTGGACCACCGGACTAGTACACTAACATCTAAGACTAGAGACAGTGATAAGTCATGTTCTGTATTGCTATCGCCAGCTGCATCTCCATGCTGGGATGCAGAAGAGCCAACGTTACAGAAGCCTCAGGAAGTTCAACAGAAGCACTTGGCTTCTAAACGCTCTTTACGATGTTACCGGGGAAGGCAAAAGTCAGTTAGTCCCCAAAAGGACAGTCGCAAAGGCCAACGAAATCGTGCCAGTCAGTCTTTCAGCTCCAGCTCTGATGGAGAAAGTGagtcttcctcatcttcctcctcctcctcctcttcttcctcatcatGGTCTCGGTCTCTGCCATCCAAGCGCTGGCGAAG ACGTCGCTCACGAAGTTCCAGCTCCTCTTCTCGTTCCCCTTCTCTGGACAGGAGAAGGAGCTACAGAAGAAG ATATGCTTCCAGCAGATCCCGTGAGCGTTACGAAAGGGAGAAAAACAGATACAAAGAGCGTGCAATA GAAGAACGCCGTGTTGTCTTCATTGGAAAAATCCCTAGCAGGATGACACGTTCAGAGCTGCGACACCGCTTCTCCATTTTTGGAGACATTGAGGATTGCACACTGCACTTCCGGGAGCAGGG AGATAACTATGGCTTTGTGACATACCGTTATGCTGAAGAGGCCTTTGCTGCCATAGAGGGTGGACATGCACTGTGTCGTCCTGATGAGCAGCCCTTTGACCTTTGCTTTGGTGGACGCCGGCAGTTCTGTAAAAGGAATTATGCTGACTTGG ACTCTAACCAAGATGACTTTCAGCCTATCACTGGCAAGAACAAATTTGATTCCCTTGACTTTGACACCTTGTTGAAGCAGGCTCAGCGGAGTCTCCGGAGGTAA
- the PPRC1 gene encoding peroxisome proliferator-activated receptor gamma coactivator-related protein 1 isoform X1: MAALWGGGAGYAGAGGTLPLRGGSEAGGSGAGGGGLPSAQYLLAEDLHLASLEAETILEAGEFLETMQDYLDSSVISIVEDISSMNEGHMDAENELSLLTAITEILDSTDDESLSPFDTIPDAELLTSTRERENSSFQRFLSLSITPPKRDLNTKEDFQEPRLGSMTEKVEASTASLPLAITPSYPKDLPASKKPISKALWGERRMFRHREREPPRLQRSDGEEEEDESAATSCHQGFVADVKETPIAKEVERDLGESDGPYVIAPESISLSELVRSMHPYCLPNITVCLSPDSQPLAEEFLAGPVVLEIVPEDGESMEIPVVLQNFETLELGQKTSSDSTADIMIPDLENILPKGNTKTKGLGRELDLGKQPEEASRPAMQKGEDTNTEEEENVQKSSDDQKSVSASKRVKLCSSEKGQICGHSKKRKKYSEETRWCKEAVNCKEISVSSEEQDRTDPSNSVCNIEFLEKELERAGEQGLGELLPNQASKALESLDIQVEDLLNSKTGKDPPSSLESSLENTEASPHIEEELSGRDQENANLVPTYQGEVQSEPGEGNPLILQVNEMESPNASQLPPSSTVDLVRQSLRNPLCPRNDEAKEASTKEARPKPLSLSEYRQRRQQRQSNDRATKSMMENQSASKWPTLPELPTELADLPCLIVPPPPTKVAKPELVKECEKPTSSSTTLPPVSKDSANSLSLPLSVATTTMNPPSQLGCLTTAASVSPLHIVSSLPSQAGAFPTVGVQVPPIPPPTFLPTAPGAFFPVPPDPFTLGSQPPPLPVPSWSHFPPLPAGYQSFPPPPLVAEACPPVFHTLPPVLSPNWPPPPVSLPPFPPGPPYSSVEWGVGPQPPYWTGIPMPPPVLPISYGDQGAPMQNRPIATLPAPSPTEGTLAQHSTLLTQESSPFRGQNLAVSEKPSLPTQGLGVQIPAALKSVPRRVFDPRKQAQSLAVDPKAMETSSSFQPLGKLPSPLSVVEPLGHVKNISSSQALGKVHSMPSSQQVTELTGTVKSSEEPSFAPSLQQNVKEALPASQLEEDQEKQTTPTEATVKESAPTNPPASAVPQKMDEFGQLLKKPAHTWNHQPFVSIAQCSRNKDIVKAFINEIGIEASDLSSLLEQFEKRENEDLNENKSLDKKEASSVTKARESLAAGNDGSELQREKKMVDRLQAPELTNVAGLTPPATPPHQLWKPLAAVSLLGKPGSQKGARLLKSLSKPHRKSLIPVHVGSGEHDYCQLSTAHSKGGARWNVKHNLDITIKPIRTIPKQASDSSAADKVHASAGLNPAGTCSIATGYQNPKEAPSPVDVGQDQIRGSTPGEASSGPVVSESLQLNSAHLSLHKVPLDHRTSTLTSKTRDSDKSCSVLLSPAASPCWDAEEPTLQKPQEVQQKHLASKRSLRCYRGRQKSVSPQKDSRKGQRNRASQSFSSSSDGESESSSSSSSSSSSSSSWSRSLPSKRWRRRRSRSSSSSSRSPSLDRRRSYRRRYASSRSRERYEREKNRYKERAIEERRVVFIGKIPSRMTRSELRHRFSIFGDIEDCTLHFREQGDNYGFVTYRYAEEAFAAIEGGHALCRPDEQPFDLCFGGRRQFCKRNYADLDSNQDDFQPITGKNKFDSLDFDTLLKQAQRSLRR; the protein is encoded by the exons GGCCACATGGATGCTGAGAATGAACTTTCCCTGTTGACTGCAATCACTGAGATACTGGACAGCACAGATGATGAGTCACTTTCTCCTTTTGACACTATTCCTGACGCTGAATTACTCACATCTACCAGGGAGCGTGAAAATTCTTCG TTTCAGAGGTTTCTGAGCTTGTCTATAACACCTCCAAAAAGAGACTTAAACACCAAAGAGGATTTCCAAGAACCTAGGCTTGGTAGCATGACAGAAAAG gTTGAAGCCAGCACTGCTAGCCTACCCTTGGCAATAACTCCATCTTATCCAAAGGATTTGCCAGCTTCCAAGAAACCTATTAGTAAAGCACTTTGGGGGGAACGGAGGATGTTCAGGCATAGGGAGCGAGAACCACCTCGGCTGCAACGTAgtgatggggaagaggaggaggacgagtcTGCAGCAACTAGCTGCCACCAAGGTTTTGTAGCAGATGTGAAGGAGACTCCCATAGcaaaggaagttgaaagagaccttGGTGAAAGTGATGGCCCTTATGTCATTGCCCCAGAGAGTATCTCCCTCAGTGAGCTGGTGAGGTCAATGCATCCTTACTGTCTGCCCAATATTACTGTATGCTTGAGCCCTGATAGCCAGCCTCTTGCTGAAGAATTCCTTGCTGGCCCAGTTGTCTTGGAAATAGTACCTGAAGATGGAGAGAGCATGGAAATACCAGTAGTCCTGCAAAATTTTGAGACATTGGAGCTCGGACAAAAAACCAGTAGTGACAGCACTGCTGACATTATGATCCCTGACCTGGAAAACATATTACCCAAAGGCAACACCAAAACTAAAGGCCTGGGCAGAGAGCTTGACTTGGGCAAACAGCCAGAGGAAGCAAGCAGGCCTGCCATGCAAAAAGGAGAAGATACTAatacagaagaagaggagaatgTTCAGAAATCATCAGATGACCAGAAGAGCGTGTCTGCATCTAAACGTGTAAAGCTCTGCAGCTCAGAGAAGGGTCAGATATGTGGGCATtccaagaagaggaaaaaatatagTGAGGAAACAAGGTGGTGCAAAGAAGCTGTAAATTGCAAGGAGATTTCTGTATCGTCTGAAGAGCAGGACAGGACTGATCCAAGCAACTCTGTATGCAATATTGAGTTTTTAGAAAAAGAGCTGGAGAGAGCTGGAGAGCAAGGCCTGGGTGAGTTGCTCCCAAACCAAGCATCCAAGGCACTTGAAAGCCTGGATATTCAAGTGGAGGACCTGCTAAACAGCAAGACAGGCAAAGATCCCCCAAGTTCACTTGAGTCCAGTTTGGAAAATACAGAAGCCTCACCACACATAGAAGAGGAGCTGTCTGGTAGAGACCAAGAGAATGCAAATTTAGTGCCTACATATCAAGGGGAAGTACAAAGTGAACCTGGAGAAGGAAATCCACTCATCTTGCAAGTGAATGAGATGGAAAGCCCAAATGCTTCCCAGTTGCCACCCAGCAGCACTGTAGACCTTGTGAGGCAGTCTCTTAGGAATCCCTTATGCCCCAGAAATGATGAAGCTAAGGAAGCATCAACAAAAGAAGCTAGGCCTAAGCCTCTTAGCTTGAGTGAATATAGGCAGCGCCGACAGCAGCGCCAATCTAATGATAGGGCAACCAAGAGCATGATGGAGAACCAGAGTGCCAGCAAATGGCCCACCCTCCCTGAACTTCCAACAGAGTTGGCTGATCTTCCTTGTCTAATTGTCCCTCCACCACCCACCAAAGTGGCTAAGCCTGAACTAGTGAAGGAGTGTGAAAAGCCCACTAGTTCATCCACAACTCTCCCTCCAGTTAGTAAAGACAGTGCCAATTCCCTTTCTTTGCCACTCTCTGTGGCAACAACTACAATGAATCCTCCTTCCCAGCTTGGCTGTTTGACCACTGCTGCCTCTGTCTCACCCCTCCACATTGTATCCTCACTGCCCAGTCAAGCAGGTGCCTTTCCCACTGTGGGAGTGCAGGTGCCTCCAATACCACCCCCAACTTTCCTCCCTACAGCCCCTGGGGCTTTCTTTCCAGTCCCTCCTGATCCCTTCACCTTGGGCTCgcaaccaccaccactaccagtGCCTTCTTGGTCTCACTTTCCCCCTCTGCCAGCTGGTTACCAAAGTTTCCCACCTCCACCTCTTGTTGCTGAGGCTTGCCCTCCTGTCTTTCATACTCTTCCTCCTGTTTTGTCACCAAACTGGCCTCCCCCACCTGTTTCTTTGCCGCCTTTTCCCCCAGGCCCGCCTTATAGCTCTGTAGAGTGGGGTGTGGGACCACAGCCTCCCTACTGGACTGGTATCCCAATGCCACCACCAGTATTGCCCATCTCCTATGGGGATCAAGGAGCTCCTATGCAGAACCGCCCAATTGCCACTCTGCCTGCTCCATCTCCTACTGAAGGGACACTTGCCCAGCATAGTACACTTTTGACACAAGAATCCTCTCCCTTCAGAGGGCAGAACTTGGCAGTGAGTGAAAAACCCAGCCTGCCCACCCAGGGGCTTGGAGTGCAAATTCCTGCTGCACTCAAGTCTGTTCCCAGAAGAGTATTTGATCCAAGGAAACAAGCACAATCCTTGGCTGTTGATCCCAAAGCAATGGAGACTTCAAGCAGTTTTCAGCCATTGGGGAAGCTGCCTTCTCCCCTCTCAGTTGTGGAACCTTTAGGGCATGTTAAAAATATCTCTAGCTCTCAGGCCTTGGGAAAAGTTCATTCTATGCCATCTTCCCAGCAAGTCACAGAACTCACTGGTACAGTGAAGTCATCTGAAGAGCCGTCATTTGCGCCCAGTCTCCAACAGAATGTCAAAGAAGCTTTGCCTGCTTCCCAACTAGAAGAAGATCAAGAAAAACAAACAACGCCAACTGAAGCAACTGTCAAGGAATCTGCTCCCACAAATCCCCCTGCATCAGCAGTGCCCCAGAAGATGGATGAGTTTGGTCAGCTTTTGAAGAAACCAGCCCATACATGGAACCACCAGCCTTTTGTCAGCATAGCACAGTGCAGCCGCAATAAGGATATTGTTAAAGCATTTATTAATGAAATTG GAATTGAAGCCTCTGACCTGTCCAGTCTGCTAGAACAAtttgaaaagagagaaaatgaagacTTAAATGAAAACAAGTCATTGG ATAAAAAGGAAGCGTCTAGTGTGACAAAGGCCAGAGAAAGTTTGGCTGCAGGGAATGATGG gTCTGAGTTACAGCGGGAAAAGAAAATGGTAGACCGGCTTCAAGCACCAGAACTCACCAATGTTGCAG GCCTGACTCCTCcagccaccccaccccaccagtTATGGAAACCTTTGGCAGCTGTTTCACTTTTGGGAAAACCTGGATCTCAGAAAGGTGCGAGGCTTTTGAAATCTCTGAGCAAACCTCACAGAAAATCTCTAATCCCAGTTCATGTAGGCTCTGGTGAGCATGACTACTGTCAGCTCAGTACTGCCCACTCAAAGGGAGGTGCCCGATGGAATGTCAAACACAACTTGGATATCACTATAAAGCCTATCAGAACCATTCCAAAACAAGCATCGGATTCATCTGCTGCCGATAAGGTTCATGCTTCTGCTGGACTGAACCCTGCAGGCACCTGCAGCATAGCTACTGGCTACCAGAATCCCAAAGAAGCTCCCAGCCCTGTTGATGTTGGTCAGGACCAGATCAGAGGGTCTACTCCTGGGGAAGCTAGCTCAGGTCCAGTGGTATCAGAGTCACTACAGTTAAACAGTGCCCACCTAAGCCTGCACAAAGTGCCATTGGACCACCGGACTAGTACACTAACATCTAAGACTAGAGACAGTGATAAGTCATGTTCTGTATTGCTATCGCCAGCTGCATCTCCATGCTGGGATGCAGAAGAGCCAACGTTACAGAAGCCTCAGGAAGTTCAACAGAAGCACTTGGCTTCTAAACGCTCTTTACGATGTTACCGGGGAAGGCAAAAGTCAGTTAGTCCCCAAAAGGACAGTCGCAAAGGCCAACGAAATCGTGCCAGTCAGTCTTTCAGCTCCAGCTCTGATGGAGAAAGTGagtcttcctcatcttcctcctcctcctcctcttcttcctcatcatGGTCTCGGTCTCTGCCATCCAAGCGCTGGCGAAG ACGTCGCTCACGAAGTTCCAGCTCCTCTTCTCGTTCCCCTTCTCTGGACAGGAGAAGGAGCTACAGAAGAAG ATATGCTTCCAGCAGATCCCGTGAGCGTTACGAAAGGGAGAAAAACAGATACAAAGAGCGTGCAATA GAAGAACGCCGTGTTGTCTTCATTGGAAAAATCCCTAGCAGGATGACACGTTCAGAGCTGCGACACCGCTTCTCCATTTTTGGAGACATTGAGGATTGCACACTGCACTTCCGGGAGCAGGG AGATAACTATGGCTTTGTGACATACCGTTATGCTGAAGAGGCCTTTGCTGCCATAGAGGGTGGACATGCACTGTGTCGTCCTGATGAGCAGCCCTTTGACCTTTGCTTTGGTGGACGCCGGCAGTTCTGTAAAAGGAATTATGCTGACTTGG ACTCTAACCAAGATGACTTTCAGCCTATCACTGGCAAGAACAAATTTGATTCCCTTGACTTTGACACCTTGTTGAAGCAGGCTCAGCGGAGTCTCCGGAGGTAA